One part of the Streptomyces ferrugineus genome encodes these proteins:
- a CDS encoding shikimate dehydrogenase: protein MRAGATDARRAAVLGSPIAHSLSPVLHRAAYEELGLTGWSYDRFEIDEAALPGFIAELGPEWAGLSLTMPLKRAVIPLLDEISETAASVEAVNTVVLTEDGRRTGDNTDIPGMVAALRERGIEQVDSAAVLGAGATASSALAALARICTGEVVAYVRSQARAAEMRQWGERLDVEVRTADWADAARALDAPLVIATTPAGTTDALAAAVPERPATLFDVLYDPWPTALAARWSMYGGAVVSGLDLLVHQAVLQVEQMTGRVPAPMEAMRKAGERALANR, encoded by the coding sequence ATGAGAGCAGGGGCAACTGACGCCCGCCGGGCCGCCGTCCTAGGTTCGCCCATCGCCCACTCCCTCTCCCCGGTGCTGCACCGCGCCGCCTACGAGGAACTGGGACTCACGGGCTGGTCGTACGACCGGTTCGAGATCGACGAGGCCGCCCTGCCCGGGTTCATCGCGGAACTCGGGCCGGAGTGGGCCGGGTTGTCGCTGACCATGCCGCTCAAGCGCGCCGTCATCCCGCTGCTCGACGAGATCAGCGAGACGGCGGCCTCCGTCGAGGCGGTCAACACCGTCGTCCTGACCGAGGACGGCCGCCGCACCGGCGACAACACCGACATCCCCGGCATGGTCGCCGCGCTGCGGGAACGCGGCATCGAACAGGTCGACTCGGCCGCGGTCCTCGGCGCCGGCGCCACGGCGTCCTCCGCGCTGGCCGCGCTCGCGCGCATCTGCACCGGTGAGGTCGTGGCGTACGTACGCAGCCAGGCGCGCGCCGCAGAGATGCGCCAGTGGGGCGAGCGGCTCGACGTCGAGGTCCGTACGGCGGACTGGGCGGACGCGGCCCGGGCGCTCGACGCGCCGCTGGTGATCGCGACCACCCCGGCCGGTACGACGGACGCCCTCGCCGCCGCCGTACCGGAGCGCCCCGCCACCCTGTTCGACGTGCTCTACGACCCCTGGCCCACCGCCCTCGCGGCGCGCTGGTCCATGTACGGCGGAGCCGTCGTCAGCGGACTGGACCTGCTGGTGCACCAGGCGGTGCTGCAGGTGGAGCAGATGACCGGCCGGGTCCCGGCGCCCATGGAGGCCATGCGAAAAGCGGGCGAGCGCGCTCTCGCGAACCGCTAG
- the aroC gene encoding chorismate synthase, which yields MSRLRWLTAGESHGPALVATLEGLPAGVPITTEMVADHLARRRLGYGRGARMKFERDEVTFIGGVRHGLTLGSPVAIMVGNTEWPKWEQVMAADPVDPEILAGLARNAPLTRPRPGHADLAGMQKYGFDEARPILERASARETAARVALGAVARSYLKETADIEIVSHVVELAAAKAPQGVYPTPADVEKLDADPVRCLDADASKAMVAEIDQAHKDGDTLGGVVEVLAYGVPVGLGSHVHWDRKLDARLAGALMGIQAIKGVEIGDGFELARVPGSKAHDEIVGTPEGIRRVSGRSGGTEGGLTTGELLRVRAAMKPIATVPRALRTVDVTTGEEAQAHHQRSDVSAVPAAGIVAEAMVALVLADAVAEKFGGDSVTETRRNVRSYLDNLAIR from the coding sequence TTGAGCAGGTTGCGCTGGCTGACCGCGGGGGAGTCCCACGGTCCCGCACTCGTCGCGACGCTGGAGGGCCTTCCCGCCGGCGTGCCGATCACCACGGAGATGGTGGCGGACCACCTGGCCCGGCGCCGGCTCGGCTATGGACGCGGTGCGCGCATGAAGTTCGAGCGCGACGAGGTCACCTTCATCGGCGGCGTCCGGCACGGCCTCACCCTCGGCTCCCCGGTCGCGATCATGGTGGGCAACACCGAGTGGCCCAAGTGGGAGCAGGTCATGGCGGCCGACCCCGTCGACCCGGAGATCCTCGCCGGCCTCGCCCGCAACGCGCCGCTGACCCGGCCCCGTCCCGGCCACGCCGACCTGGCCGGCATGCAGAAGTACGGCTTCGACGAGGCCCGGCCGATCCTGGAGCGCGCCTCCGCCCGGGAGACCGCCGCCCGGGTGGCGCTGGGCGCTGTGGCACGGTCGTACCTCAAGGAGACGGCCGATATCGAGATCGTCAGCCATGTCGTGGAGCTGGCCGCGGCGAAGGCGCCGCAGGGCGTGTACCCGACGCCGGCCGACGTCGAGAAGCTGGACGCCGACCCGGTGCGCTGCCTGGACGCCGACGCGTCGAAGGCGATGGTCGCCGAGATCGACCAGGCCCACAAGGACGGCGACACCCTCGGCGGTGTGGTCGAGGTCCTGGCCTACGGCGTCCCCGTCGGCCTCGGCTCGCACGTCCACTGGGACCGCAAGCTGGACGCCCGGCTCGCCGGCGCGCTCATGGGCATCCAGGCCATCAAGGGCGTCGAGATCGGCGACGGCTTCGAGCTGGCCCGGGTGCCCGGCTCCAAGGCGCACGACGAGATCGTGGGCACCCCCGAGGGCATCCGCCGCGTCTCCGGCCGCTCCGGCGGCACCGAGGGCGGCCTGACCACCGGCGAGCTGCTGCGGGTGCGCGCCGCGATGAAGCCGATCGCGACCGTGCCGCGGGCCCTGCGGACGGTGGACGTGACCACGGGCGAGGAGGCCCAGGCCCACCACCAGCGCTCCGACGTCTCCGCGGTCCCGGCCGCCGGCATCGTCGCCGAGGCCATGGTGGCCCTCGTCCTCGCCGACGCGGTGGCGGAGAAGTTCGGCGGCGACTCGGTGACCGAGACCCGCCGCAATGTCCGGTCCTACCTCGACAACCTGGCCATCCGATGA